In Gracilibacillus salitolerans, the sequence GAGCGAATGATAATCACTTTTGGTAACCCTGTTACGAGATCACGACCTCTGACCTCCATTTCTTCTTCTGGGAGGTCATTATGCGCATAACCAATCGCTATTTTGACTTTTTCAGCGGTACTTTCCCCGATCAGAACATTGTGCTGTCGTTTAACATATTGAATAATCTCTTCATCCATATGGTCACCACCAACACGAACAGACCTGCTGGCAACAACGCCACCGAATGATATAATACCTACTTCACTTGTACCTCCGCCAATATCAACAATCATACTAGCTTGTGGTTCTGCTACAGGTAAATCAGCCCCAATTGCTGCGGCTACAGGTTCTTCAATAAGATGTACTTCTTTTGCCCCAAAGCTTTTGACCGCATTATCAATCGCTCTACGTTCTACCGCGGTACTGCCTGATGGTGTACAAACCACAACACTCGGTTTACGCGTGGATACACCAGCTTTTTTGCTTACTTTTTTCAGGAATGCTTTAAGCATTTGTGTTGTCATATCAAAATCTGCGATGACACCATCTTTTAATGGACGGATAGGGACAATGTTTCTCGGTGTTTTTCCGATCATATTTTTAGCCTCATTACCGACTGCGACTACTTGATTAGTTCTGGTGTCGACGGCAACGACAGATGGTTCATTCAAGATAATTCCTTTATTTCTTGTATATATAAGGATATTAGCTGTTCCTAAATCTATTCCAATTTCTGTATTTGAAAACATGATGTTACCTCCAATTAAGTATAAACTCTTTCTATAGTTATTCTATTTTCACTAAGGAATTATGACCGTAGATGACGTGGAGGATTTTAACAATTTTATTATTAGAGAAATCAGGCTTATTGTCAGGATACGAAAGTCTTATTTTTACTTGCGAAATTATCTCTTCGTCGACTTGTAACTTGCTAATATTTTTTTGCCGCACAACAAAATAACAGGCCGATCGCTCGACCTGTTAGTATTTTAACTATTTTCTTTTTCATCTAATAAATTTGCAAGGATGTGTGTCTTGAATTTTTCAATTTTCCGACCTTCAATATAACGCACACCTTTTTCTTTTAATTTTTCTACGTACCAGCCTTTGCTTCCTACGTGCATCGTTCAACACCCCTTACCAAAAAATTTGCAGGTGCCATTCTAACATCTGAAAAATCCATTGAAAAGAGTTTATCGTTAATTCTTTCATAATATTTTTTGTATAATGGATATAAGTAAGTGGAAAGGGAGTTTAGACATGTCATATGCAATCGCATCCTTAAATGTAGGAAAACCAACAGTACATCAGTTGGATGGACAGGAAATAAAAACAGGCTTTAAAAAAACACCAACACATCAACCCAATTATTTAACGGTAACAGGTTTTGAGAATGATGGACAGGCGGACCTAAAAAACCATGGTGGGGAAGAAAAGGCGTTATTAATGTATCCGAAAGATCATTATCGATATTGGGAAGAAAAATACCAGCGAGACTTTCCATACCCTGCTTTTGGTGAAAATATAACGATTGTTGGCTTAACAGAGAATGATCTCTACATTGGAGATGTTTTTCAGCTTGGCGAGGCAGAAATTCAAGTTTCACAGCCAAGACAGCCATGTTATAAAATTGCCAAAGTCCACGATCTTAAAGATATGCCTGCTGTTGTTACGGAAACAGGATTCAGTGGTTATTATTTTCGTGTGCTCAAAGAAGGGGTAGTGAAGCCGACAGATCGATTAATAAAAGTGAAAGAAGATCCCCAACAGGTATCACCAGTAGACGTATTTCACTGTTTATTTCATGACCGAAAAAACAGGAAAAAGATGGAGCAATACCTTCAAATAGAAGCATTAGCACCTAATGTCAAAAAAAGTTTAACGAAACGAATGGAAAAGTTAGGATGATACAAGATGGATGTATTCTCACAACTTGCCGAAGAACGAATAAAGCAAGCAATGAAAGATGGTGAGTTTGATGTTATAAAAGGAAAGGGAAAGCCTCTTAAGAAGGATCCACTAGAACATGTCCCAGCAGAGTTACGGATGAGTTATCGTATTATGAAAAATAGCGGCTACCTACCTGAAGAAATACAGCTTAATAAGGAATTAGCTTCATTACGAGACTTATTAAAATTATGTACAGATGATAATGATAAACAACGAATCGAGAAACGAATTTCAGAAAAAGAATTACAATTCCAAATGTTACTAGAAAAAAGAAACATGAAACAAACCTCCGCGTACAAAAGATATAGCAGTAAAATTTTTCGGTTATTTTAAGGGAAAATGTAGAAAATTTTGGGATGGTACTTTTTTCAAGTAACCTTTTCACGTATACTAGAAGAAAATAAAAAATAAAGGTGACTATTATGCCACACGAATCCAATGTATATCCAAGTACGAACGATTTATTAAGAATAGTACAACATAACATGAACCTTATGTTCGTGATTAGGAAGCAAAAGGAGCAATTTTATTTTTCATTTTTATCTGGTAAGTTGAAAGAAAAATTAGAGTTGCCTGATGCGGTTACAGCTTCCGATAGGGATATAAAAAATATTGATTCTACATTCATTTTGCTACACAGAACGAAACTAAAACAAGCATTCACAGGTAAAGAAATCACGTTTAGACATCATTTTCATAGCCATTATTTATTCACCATGTTATCCCCTGTTATAAAAGATGACGAAGTGATAGAGGTAGTAGGCACTACTATGGATATTACGTCATTTGAAAAATCCGAACAACAGATTGAGTTTATGGTAACCCACGACATCCTTACCAAGCTTCCTAATCGCCAAAAGTTACTTGATGATTTAGACGAAATTATACATAATAATCGTCAAGACAAGCCGAAAGCAATTATGATTTGTGATTTGGATCGTTTAAAGAATGTCAATGATACATTGGGACAATTTGCTGGCGATCAGGTTATTACTTTAATAGCAGACCGTTTAAAGAAAGCTACACTTGAAGCATGTCAGGTCTATCGATTGGGTGGCGATGAGTTTGTTATTGTCATTGGCCAACAAGTGTCAGATTTAAAGGTGTATGCAGAACAGATTTTACAAATTGTCAGACAACCAATCATTATCTCGAATCATGACTTTTATATGACAGCAACGATTGGGATAAGTTATATGAGCGAGAAAGCCTGCAAAACAGAGGACTATATCAATCGAGCAAGTGTAGCCGTTCATTATGGCAAAGTCCAAGGTGGCAACCGTATCAGTGAATATACGAATAAAATGAGTGAACAATATAATGAACTGATATTATTAGAGTCAGATATTCGTAAAGCATTTAAATTTAATGAATTTACGCTATCCTATCAACCGAAAGTCGATGTTTATACCAATGATATTGTAGGAGTAGAAGCTCTGATTCGTTGGGAACATGGTAAAAAAGGCAAAATACCGCCATCTATTTTCATCCCAATTGCAGAAGAAATTGGGATGATCGATCAAATTGGGAAATGGGTTTTACGTGAAGCATGCAAACAATTTGTAAGATGGCGGAATAGTGGGGCAAATCCTGTTATGGTTGCAGTCAACATCTCTGCTTTTGAGTTACAACAACCAGATTTTCTACCAAGAGTAAAACAAATTATAAAGGAAACGGGAATGGATCCCTATTATTTAGAAATAGAAATTACTGAAAACAGTGTCATGCAAAATACGGAAGAATGTATTGAAATGATGAATGAATTACGGGCTATGGGTGTCTCCTTATCGATCGATGATTTTGGTACAGGGTATTCTTCCATGGGCTATTTGCAAAAATTCCCGATTAACTATTTAAAAATTGATCAATCATTTATTAAAGAATTGTTTGAAGAGTCTGGAAGTGCAGAAATTATAAAAGCGATGATTCAGTTAGCACATACATTTGGTTTAAAGGTAGTAGCAGAAGGTGTGGAAGGTGAACGAATACTATCATTTATTAGAAATGAAAAATGTGATTACTATCAGGGATATTTTTATAGTAAACCGCTTGAAGCAGATGTGATGGAAGAGAAATTATTAGCGTTTTCCTAGTCATCTTTTGTATATCAGAAAGTATAAAATTTATAGTATAAGAAAACAGTACTTAGCGATAAGCTGAGTTTTTCTGAAAGAAAATAGGATTAAGATAATAGTCGAGGTGGTATTATATGATTAAAGTATTATTTATTTGTTTAGGAAATATTTGCAGATCTCCAATGGCTGAAGCTGTATTTCGTGATATCGTCAAGGAAAAGGGAGTAGAGGATAAGTTTGTAATTGATTCGGCAGGGTTAGGTGATTGGCATATTGGTAATCCGCCACATCAAGGAACAAGAGCAAAATTAGATGAATTAAATATTTCGTATCAAGGGCAAAAAGCAAGACAAATGCAAGCAAATGATGTAAATGATTTTGATTATGTCATTGCAATGGATCAGCAAAATATGGATGATTTATCACAATTTTCTCACCAAACATCTGATGTGACCGTCAAAAAATTGATGGACTTTGTGAATCAGCCAAAAGAGCAAAATGTACCAGACCCATATTTCACAAAGAATTTTGATTACACGTATGAATTAGTGAAAGAAGGTTGTGAACAATTATTTGATTACGTTTCAAATAAACACGATTTAGGCACAAAGTGAGGCTTCCATCAATGGGATTTTTGATCCTCATTGATGACGAGTGCCGCGATAAACTAAGATAAGAAGGGTTGAGAGGTTATGGGAAAGAACAAATTAATTAAAGGAATACTTACAGGAGCAATTGTTGGAGGGCTTATTACTTTGAGTGATCGAGATACTCGATCTTATGTGACCAGGAAACTACAAGTTTGTGGCAATAAGACTGCCTACTATGCTAAGAATCCGGCAGATGCTATTCATCAATTAAACCTTAATTATGCAAAGTGTTCCGAACAGATTGCTTCAGGACTAACCTCTGCTTTACATATGCTTCATCAATTACAAGAGGTGACAGAAAAAATAGAAAAAAGAGATAACAATGGTTAAGGAACAAGTATTAAACAATCGTTTCATTCGGTTTATCAAACAATTGATAAACCGAATAACGAGAGATGATGTACCGGGTTTAGCGGCACAATTGTCTTATTTTTTTCTATTATCCTTATTTCCGTTTATGATTTTCCTTGTAACATTAGTTGGTTATTTACCATTTGATCAGATCAATGTCATGAATTTTGTATCGACTTATGCACCAGAGGAAATTACCACCCTATTAAATGATAACCTTACACAAATCATGAATAATCGTAATGGTGGCTTATTATCGATTGGTATAATTGGTACGCTCTGGTCAGCATCAAATGGTATTAACGCTTTAGTGCGCTCTTTCAATAAGGCT encodes:
- a CDS encoding putative bifunctional diguanylate cyclase/phosphodiesterase, which codes for MPHESNVYPSTNDLLRIVQHNMNLMFVIRKQKEQFYFSFLSGKLKEKLELPDAVTASDRDIKNIDSTFILLHRTKLKQAFTGKEITFRHHFHSHYLFTMLSPVIKDDEVIEVVGTTMDITSFEKSEQQIEFMVTHDILTKLPNRQKLLDDLDEIIHNNRQDKPKAIMICDLDRLKNVNDTLGQFAGDQVITLIADRLKKATLEACQVYRLGGDEFVIVIGQQVSDLKVYAEQILQIVRQPIIISNHDFYMTATIGISYMSEKACKTEDYINRASVAVHYGKVQGGNRISEYTNKMSEQYNELILLESDIRKAFKFNEFTLSYQPKVDVYTNDIVGVEALIRWEHGKKGKIPPSIFIPIAEEIGMIDQIGKWVLREACKQFVRWRNSGANPVMVAVNISAFELQQPDFLPRVKQIIKETGMDPYYLEIEITENSVMQNTEECIEMMNELRAMGVSLSIDDFGTGYSSMGYLQKFPINYLKIDQSFIKELFEESGSAEIIKAMIQLAHTFGLKVVAEGVEGERILSFIRNEKCDYYQGYFYSKPLEADVMEEKLLAFS
- the mreBH gene encoding rod-share determining protein MreBH, encoding MFSNTEIGIDLGTANILIYTRNKGIILNEPSVVAVDTRTNQVVAVGNEAKNMIGKTPRNIVPIRPLKDGVIADFDMTTQMLKAFLKKVSKKAGVSTRKPSVVVCTPSGSTAVERRAIDNAVKSFGAKEVHLIEEPVAAAIGADLPVAEPQASMIVDIGGGTSEVGIISFGGVVASRSVRVGGDHMDEEIIQYVKRQHNVLIGESTAEKVKIAIGYAHNDLPEEEMEVRGRDLVTGLPKVIIIRSSEVHNAFKEVLESILHAITETLESCPPELSGDIVDQGITITGGGALLKGMQQWLSNQINDVPVHLADNPLESVAVGTGRSLKMIQKLQKAAK
- a CDS encoding MOSC domain-containing protein, which translates into the protein MSYAIASLNVGKPTVHQLDGQEIKTGFKKTPTHQPNYLTVTGFENDGQADLKNHGGEEKALLMYPKDHYRYWEEKYQRDFPYPAFGENITIVGLTENDLYIGDVFQLGEAEIQVSQPRQPCYKIAKVHDLKDMPAVVTETGFSGYYFRVLKEGVVKPTDRLIKVKEDPQQVSPVDVFHCLFHDRKNRKKMEQYLQIEALAPNVKKSLTKRMEKLG
- a CDS encoding DnaJ family domain-containing protein yields the protein MDVFSQLAEERIKQAMKDGEFDVIKGKGKPLKKDPLEHVPAELRMSYRIMKNSGYLPEEIQLNKELASLRDLLKLCTDDNDKQRIEKRISEKELQFQMLLEKRNMKQTSAYKRYSSKIFRLF
- a CDS encoding low molecular weight protein-tyrosine-phosphatase — encoded protein: MIKVLFICLGNICRSPMAEAVFRDIVKEKGVEDKFVIDSAGLGDWHIGNPPHQGTRAKLDELNISYQGQKARQMQANDVNDFDYVIAMDQQNMDDLSQFSHQTSDVTVKKLMDFVNQPKEQNVPDPYFTKNFDYTYELVKEGCEQLFDYVSNKHDLGTK
- a CDS encoding YflJ family protein — encoded protein: MHVGSKGWYVEKLKEKGVRYIEGRKIEKFKTHILANLLDEKENS